The genomic stretch GTACAAGCATTCTCGCAAAGCGAGCGACTAAACCATCGCAGCTGAGAATTCAGCTTCGGTGACGAGTTCTTCGCCGATGAACACCTGACCGGCATACTTGAAGATGCCGCGGCGAGCCATGCGAAGGTCAGTGAGGCGAACCTTCAAAATGATGTCGGTGGGAGGAATCACAGCCTTACGGAAGCGGCAGTTTTCCACACCCATGAAAGCCGGGCGCTTGCCCACGGTCTTTTCTTCCATAGCGATCATGGTAAGGAGCGTTGCTGCCTGAGCCATAGATTCAATCTGGATCACGCCGGGCATCACCGGATTGCCAGGGAAATGACCCTTGAAGAAGTCCTGTTCGCCAGTCACGTGCATGCGGCCCACCAGAGAAGGAGGATTTTCGGCAGTGCCATCACCAACGTTCAGTTCCAGGATTTCGTCAACGAAAGCAAAGGGGAACTTCTGGGGAAGAACTTCGTGGCAAACATCTTCGCCGTAGAGAACGCCTTCTTTATCAGATTTTTTCAAAGAGTCCAGCAGAGACATAGGGAATTAACCTCTCCATGATTTGTCGGTGGGAAACATGCCCACCATTTGTGATTTCTATTCGAACTCTGGGAAGAGCCGGACAGATAAATGTGATATCGCCAATTAAATCTAGTATTTTATGCATGGCAGGTTCGCTTGCCACACGGAAATCCTTGGAACATTTCGCACCATCGCAGCGTTCCAGCAACATTCCGCAGGATTCATCCACACCGCCCAGCATGCCAGCGGCCTTCGCCTGTTCAAATTCCTCGGCAGAAATGAAGGTGCGGGCCATAAAAATCTGGAACAAGTTTTCCGGCGAATAAATACTGACAGCGGCGGCAGACTGCAGGTCGCAAACATCCCCGCGGCTCTTGCTGCGGTCCAGAACGTATTCTATCTCAAAAGTTTCTGCAGGGCAAATACGAACATGACCAAACGTCCGTTCAGAACCGTCAGAAGCCTTAGCCGTCAGGTCCCATTCCGCCTTCACAGGAGCATCATAAAACACAAGGGCTTCCGGCTCCCCCGCTGCTCGACGCAGGCCATAGAAGAAGGGCGCCGCAGAACCATCCATCAGGGGAACTTCCGTTCCAATCAGATTCACATTGAACCTGCGGCCAGGCCACATCAAGAATACGGGAGCCAGATGTTCCGGGCTGGCAATAGCGCCAGCATTCAGCCCCACCGCATGAGCACGGCCCTCATCCTCGTAAGAATAAATAGCCGTACGTGCTGCGCCAAACTTCAGGTCAGAAAAAATCTTGCAGAGATCCGTGCGGTAAACTTCGCGACCGTCCACACTCCAAACCACACGAGGCTTGTGGGTAGGATCCCTTTCCAGAACATCCACCGTTACCTTGGCATTCTTATAGCTCAAGGACGGAGATTCAAATTCAAAATGCTGAGCGTTCGTCATAACTTAAGAGCAAAGATAGTTTTTTATCTAAACAAAATTAATTTCCAGTTTCTTTCCAAGCGCTGCTGCTATTTTATAAAGTGTTTCAACGGAGGGAGACCCTTTAGGGGTTTCAAATCG from Fibrobacter sp. UWR4 encodes the following:
- a CDS encoding 3-hydroxyacyl-ACP dehydratase FabZ family protein; translated protein: MKKSDKEGVLYGEDVCHEVLPQKFPFAFVDEILELNVGDGTAENPPSLVGRMHVTGEQDFFKGHFPGNPVMPGVIQIESMAQAATLLTMIAMEEKTVGKRPAFMGVENCRFRKAVIPPTDIILKVRLTDLRMARRGIFKYAGQVFIGEELVTEAEFSAAMV
- a CDS encoding UDP-3-O-acyl-N-acetylglucosamine deacetylase, coding for MTNAQHFEFESPSLSYKNAKVTVDVLERDPTHKPRVVWSVDGREVYRTDLCKIFSDLKFGAARTAIYSYEDEGRAHAVGLNAGAIASPEHLAPVFLMWPGRRFNVNLIGTEVPLMDGSAAPFFYGLRRAAGEPEALVFYDAPVKAEWDLTAKASDGSERTFGHVRICPAETFEIEYVLDRSKSRGDVCDLQSAAAVSIYSPENLFQIFMARTFISAEEFEQAKAAGMLGGVDESCGMLLERCDGAKCSKDFRVASEPAMHKILDLIGDITFICPALPRVRIEITNGGHVSHRQIMERLIPYVSAGLFEKI